One segment of Campylobacter hominis ATCC BAA-381 DNA contains the following:
- the xseB gene encoding exodeoxyribonuclease VII small subunit: protein MQDLTENFETKLNKIDVLLKKLDDENLTLKQSVEFYKNGVKLIKEARDLLEKAKLEVTEIQNESAQ from the coding sequence ATGCAAGATTTAACTGAAAATTTTGAAACAAAACTAAACAAAATAGATGTTTTATTAAAAAAACTTGATGACGAAAATCTCACTCTTAAACAAAGCGTGGAATTTTATAAAAATGGTGTCAAACTTATCAAAGAGGCAAGAGATTTGCTTGAAAAAGCAAAACTTGAAGTTACAGAAATACAAAACGAAAGCGCGCAATGA
- the murA gene encoding UDP-N-acetylglucosamine 1-carboxyvinyltransferase, giving the protein MDFLQINGGAKLNGKVKISGAKNAALPLIAMSILAGNDIKISNVPNVADIKTLAQLLRNLGASAEFLNENSLKINTNDINSTKATYDIVRKMRASILVLGPLLARFGHCEVSLPGGCAIGARPIDLHLSALEKMGAEIDIKDGYVVCKGKLKGATISFDKITVTGTENIVMAAALAEGKTKIINAAKEPEVVQLCEMINKSGVKIEGIGTDDLTIYGSGGKLLKFSDFSVIPDRIEAGTYLCAGAITKSKITITNANPNHLVSVLAKFNDMGFNFEINDDEITIIPPKTIKPTEIITSEYPGFPTDMQAQFMALACVADGVSVIDERLFENRFMHVSELSRMGADIKLNGHIATINGTHLNAADVMATDLRASSALVLAALVAKGTSRVHRIYHLDRGYENLELKLRNLGADIQRASE; this is encoded by the coding sequence ATGGATTTTTTGCAAATAAACGGCGGTGCGAAATTAAACGGTAAAGTTAAAATTTCAGGTGCGAAAAATGCAGCATTGCCGCTTATTGCAATGTCAATTTTGGCAGGTAATGATATAAAAATTTCAAATGTTCCGAATGTCGCCGATATAAAAACACTAGCTCAGCTTTTACGAAATTTAGGAGCAAGCGCCGAATTTTTAAATGAAAACAGTCTAAAAATAAACACAAACGATATAAACTCAACCAAAGCAACATACGACATAGTAAGAAAAATGCGCGCCTCAATTTTAGTTTTAGGACCTTTACTGGCTCGTTTCGGGCATTGTGAAGTTTCGCTTCCAGGAGGTTGTGCGATTGGCGCAAGACCGATTGATCTTCATTTAAGCGCACTTGAAAAAATGGGCGCTGAAATCGATATAAAAGATGGATATGTAGTTTGTAAAGGAAAATTAAAAGGCGCTACAATTTCATTTGATAAAATAACCGTAACCGGAACAGAAAATATCGTAATGGCGGCAGCTCTAGCCGAAGGTAAAACAAAAATCATAAATGCTGCAAAAGAGCCTGAAGTCGTGCAGCTTTGCGAAATGATAAATAAAAGCGGTGTTAAAATAGAAGGCATCGGAACCGATGATTTAACTATTTACGGAAGTGGTGGAAAATTACTGAAATTTTCTGATTTCAGCGTAATTCCGGATAGAATTGAAGCTGGAACATATCTTTGTGCAGGAGCCATTACAAAAAGTAAAATCACAATTACAAACGCAAATCCTAATCATTTGGTATCGGTTTTAGCAAAATTTAATGATATGGGATTTAATTTTGAAATAAATGACGATGAAATTACGATTATTCCACCAAAAACAATTAAACCTACCGAAATTATCACAAGCGAATATCCTGGTTTTCCTACTGATATGCAAGCGCAATTTATGGCTTTAGCGTGTGTAGCTGACGGTGTAAGCGTCATTGATGAAAGACTTTTTGAAAACAGATTCATGCACGTCAGTGAACTTTCAAGAATGGGTGCCGATATAAAATTAAACGGACATATAGCGACGATTAACGGCACACATTTAAATGCGGCCGATGTTATGGCGACTGATTTGAGAGCCAGTTCAGCCTTGGTTTTAGCGGCCCTTGTGGCAAAAGGCACAAGCAGAGTTCATAGAATTTATCATTTGGATAGAGGATATGAAAATTTGGAGCTGAAACTTCGAAATTTAGGCGCTGACATACAAAGGGCAAGTGAATGA
- a CDS encoding ferritin-like domain-containing protein, producing MEFFKNLEEILFCENPYEKIDKFTKFYAKFCENLTEFEKKFKVRKLEIPSYSKIAEICEVKDIKKQNKGGKKAKFLHSIAHIEYSAIDLALDAAYRFQNLPLEFYADWLEVANDEIRHFSLINSKLEKEGVKYGDLAVHDSLFHAMKITQNSLMERMALVPRFLEANGLDANCFLINKLKPDNELYELKSLLQIILNEEISHVKKGDKWFSYECERLGQGDKKDEIYLEIVLKFYPKAFKKNRILDEKDRLKAGFTKAEIENFKNMQKLS from the coding sequence TTGGAATTTTTTAAAAATTTGGAAGAAATTTTATTTTGTGAAAATCCTTATGAAAAAATAGATAAATTCACAAAATTTTACGCAAAATTCTGTGAAAATTTAACTGAATTTGAAAAGAAATTTAAAGTTAGAAAATTGGAAATTCCAAGTTATTCGAAAATTGCCGAAATTTGTGAAGTCAAAGATATAAAAAAACAAAACAAAGGCGGAAAAAAAGCAAAATTTTTACATTCAATCGCCCATATAGAATATTCCGCAATAGATCTTGCGCTTGATGCGGCTTACAGATTTCAAAATTTGCCGCTTGAGTTTTACGCCGATTGGCTGGAAGTTGCAAATGATGAAATCAGGCATTTTTCGCTAATAAACTCAAAACTTGAAAAAGAGGGCGTAAAATATGGCGATTTGGCAGTGCATGACAGTTTATTCCATGCGATGAAAATAACGCAAAATTCACTAATGGAAAGAATGGCACTCGTGCCTAGATTTTTAGAAGCAAACGGACTTGATGCAAACTGTTTTTTGATAAATAAATTAAAGCCGGATAATGAACTCTACGAATTAAAATCACTTTTGCAAATTATTTTGAACGAAGAAATTTCGCACGTAAAAAAAGGCGACAAATGGTTTTCATACGAATGTGAAAGATTGGGGCAGGGTGATAAAAAAGATGAAATTTATTTGGAAATTGTGCTGAAATTTTATCCGAAAGCTTTTAAAAAAAATAGGATTTTAGATGAAAAAGATCGTTTAAAAGCCGGTTTTACTAAAGCGGAAATAGAAAATTTCAAAAATATGCAGAAATTAAGTTGA
- the sixA gene encoding phosphohistidine phosphatase SixA, translated as MKQIYFIRHAKSEKDGKTDFDRDLSQKGKNDAKEAGKFLKKSKIKPDMIFASSAIRAAKTAKIIAGELNTKKLEFKEELYDITLDNFVNFIKKIDDKYKCVMIIAHNPTITEAAEYLSDSFITNLPTCGIFGVEFDINSFSDISEDSGEAIMFDYPKMH; from the coding sequence ATGAAACAGATATACTTTATAAGACACGCCAAAAGTGAGAAAGATGGGAAAACCGATTTTGATCGGGATCTTAGTCAAAAGGGCAAAAACGATGCAAAAGAAGCCGGAAAATTTCTAAAAAAATCCAAAATTAAACCTGATATGATTTTTGCAAGTTCAGCAATCAGAGCGGCAAAAACAGCGAAAATTATAGCCGGTGAACTTAATACCAAAAAACTTGAATTTAAAGAAGAACTTTATGACATCACGCTGGATAATTTTGTAAATTTTATAAAAAAAATCGATGATAAATATAAATGCGTAATGATAATAGCTCACAATCCGACAATAACCGAAGCAGCTGAATATCTAAGCGACAGTTTTATAACAAATTTGCCGACATGCGGAATTTTTGGCGTAGAGTTTGATATAAACAGTTTCAGCGACATTTCAGAAGACAGCGGCGAAGCTATAATGTTTGATTATCCAAAAATGCACTAA
- a CDS encoding rhomboid family intramembrane serine protease, producing MKATVTLIIINAICFLAAYFLQNSAEYFGLNIFFFNGAYWQILTSMFMHAGIFHIAMNMAVLWQFGTILEKFLGSLRFSLIYLILGILTNILCLAFVYFDFTRGEIINVVGASGAICVLFGIVAFYDPRNAKGLFLMILIISFAPLLLGVNIAWYAHLLGFFLGYFYSFLRNKFGIF from the coding sequence TTGAAAGCAACTGTAACTTTAATCATTATAAATGCGATTTGTTTTTTGGCGGCATATTTTTTGCAAAATAGCGCCGAATATTTTGGGCTTAATATTTTCTTTTTCAACGGAGCTTATTGGCAAATTTTAACTTCAATGTTTATGCATGCCGGAATTTTCCATATTGCGATGAATATGGCTGTTTTATGGCAATTCGGAACTATTTTGGAAAAATTTTTAGGTTCGCTTCGTTTCTCTTTAATTTATTTGATTTTAGGAATTTTGACAAATATCTTGTGTCTGGCCTTTGTTTATTTTGATTTTACAAGAGGCGAAATAATAAATGTAGTAGGCGCAAGTGGCGCTATTTGTGTTCTTTTCGGTATTGTTGCATTTTATGATCCACGCAATGCAAAAGGACTTTTTTTGATGATTTTAATTATATCGTTCGCTCCTTTGCTTCTTGGCGTAAATATTGCCTGGTATGCGCATTTGTTAGGATTTTTCTTAGGTTATTTCTATTCGTTTTTAAGGAATAAATTTGGAATTTTTTAA
- a CDS encoding PDDEXK-like family protein: MPESDFDKLFADFKTALDELEVKKLRGINDYNVYEILKTYDETTLHSGFIYSFLNPNGTHYQKSLFLKKFLEICQIDDFNYENAEVFKEYSLKNGRLDIFITDGNKHIILENKICAVEQKNQIERYIEDIKKDKKCEYNDILVLYLSLDAKFPDKYSLGNFEIKDNFLVKDDKKVKIIAISYKLEITQWIKECKKEIVNLTNLNFAISEYKNVIKKLYGEYEMAEANVVKVIKENYETAKTIYEKFLEAEKEIVNDFLQEVYKVINNKLGNEFDIEFTPVTKKYERNLKIKKNNWKLYFSFEFDLNRPIYLYYGIARDDDDDIDCKNIEFSGKDKSGFETTKWWLVWKWLGKNDNGQDENLAENISNGAIKPEFFANIIVNFVNEYKKELKEINQDLK; encoded by the coding sequence TTGCCAGAATCTGATTTTGATAAATTGTTTGCTGATTTTAAAACAGCACTTGATGAGCTTGAAGTTAAAAAACTTCGTGGAATTAATGACTACAATGTTTATGAAATTTTAAAAACTTATGATGAAACTACGCTTCATTCGGGTTTTATTTATTCGTTTTTAAATCCAAACGGAACGCATTACCAAAAAAGTCTATTTTTAAAAAAATTCTTAGAAATCTGTCAGATTGATGATTTTAACTATGAAAACGCAGAAGTGTTTAAAGAATATAGCTTGAAAAATGGTAGATTAGATATTTTTATCACAGACGGTAATAAACATATAATTTTAGAAAACAAAATTTGTGCCGTCGAACAAAAAAATCAGATTGAAAGATATATAGAAGATATAAAAAAAGACAAAAAATGCGAATATAACGATATTTTGGTTTTATATCTAAGTCTTGATGCTAAATTTCCAGACAAATATAGCTTAGGCAATTTTGAAATTAAAGATAATTTTTTAGTTAAAGATGATAAAAAAGTAAAAATAATAGCAATAAGCTATAAATTAGAAATCACGCAATGGATAAAAGAGTGTAAAAAAGAGATTGTAAATTTAACAAATCTAAATTTTGCAATTAGTGAGTATAAAAATGTGATAAAAAAATTATATGGAGAGTATGAAATGGCAGAAGCGAATGTTGTAAAAGTTATAAAAGAAAATTATGAAACAGCAAAAACTATTTATGAAAAGTTTTTGGAGGCTGAAAAAGAGATTGTAAATGATTTTTTACAAGAAGTTTATAAAGTTATCAATAATAAGCTCGGCAATGAATTTGATATAGAATTTACACCGGTTACAAAAAAATATGAAAGAAATTTAAAGATTAAAAAAAATAATTGGAAGCTCTATTTTTCTTTCGAATTTGATTTGAACAGACCGATATATTTATACTACGGCATAGCAAGAGATGATGACGATGATATTGATTGCAAAAACATTGAGTTTAGTGGAAAAGATAAAAGCGGTTTTGAAACTACAAAGTGGTGGCTTGTATGGAAATGGCTTGGCAAAAATGATAATGGACAAGATGAAAATTTAGCCGAAAATATTTCAAACGGCGCTATCAAGCCAGAATTTTTTGCAAACATTATAGTAAATTTCGTAAATGAATATAAAAAAGAGCTTAAAGAAATAAATCAAGATTTAAAATAG
- a CDS encoding hydrogenase maturation nickel metallochaperone HypA/HybF, with translation MHELSIIIDLIELCEENAKKNKAEQVDEIIIKIGKLSGVEAHYLQSAFEFYHVTSDICKNAKLTINIQPVIVFCNDCNQNSELKDNNFKCQKCGSRNLKVIDGEDMYLMQIIMH, from the coding sequence ATGCACGAACTTTCAATTATCATAGATCTTATTGAGCTTTGCGAAGAAAATGCTAAGAAAAACAAAGCGGAGCAGGTCGATGAAATAATCATAAAAATAGGGAAGCTTTCAGGTGTAGAAGCGCATTATTTACAAAGCGCATTTGAGTTTTATCACGTTACAAGTGATATCTGTAAAAATGCCAAACTTACTATAAATATACAGCCTGTCATTGTTTTTTGCAACGATTGTAACCAAAATTCGGAATTAAAAGATAATAATTTTAAATGTCAAAAATGCGGTTCCAGGAATTTAAAAGTAATCGACGGCGAAGATATGTATTTAATGCAAATCATAATGCATTAA
- the metX gene encoding homoserine O-acetyltransferase MetX has protein sequence MRIERKVEYFDEPLHLESGRILSNFKLAYETYGELNADKSNVIVVCHALTGSQHAAGRFEGDVKAGWWDALIGDGKAIDTREYFVICVNILASQFGSTCPLDKDEHGLEYRLKFPVIVISDVVRAQMKLFSRLGIKKAHTVIGGSLGGMQTLCFAIEHPDFCDRAIILASTYATQPWAIAFNKIAIEAILNDPKFQNGNYDKQNIYKNGLPGLKIGRMAGHISFLSPHSMDKKFGRNYVETDGLYELKGRFQVDRYLEYNGTNFSKRFDPLCYLYITKMMNIFDCTRHYDSLEEALSFIKAKLTLIAFSGDVLFPPVLMKEMQTAMQNIGRSKQVDFSLIDSDYGHDAFLVETEKFDFIITKALQCKI, from the coding sequence GTGAGAATTGAACGCAAAGTAGAGTATTTTGATGAACCGCTTCATCTTGAAAGCGGTAGAATTTTATCAAATTTTAAACTTGCATATGAAACTTACGGCGAGCTAAATGCTGATAAATCAAATGTCATTGTCGTTTGTCACGCGCTTACAGGTTCGCAACATGCAGCCGGTCGCTTTGAAGGTGATGTAAAAGCCGGCTGGTGGGATGCGCTTATCGGTGATGGAAAAGCTATAGATACGCGCGAATATTTTGTAATTTGCGTAAATATCTTAGCAAGTCAATTCGGCTCTACTTGCCCGCTTGACAAAGATGAACACGGACTTGAATATCGTTTAAAATTTCCTGTCATAGTAATAAGCGATGTAGTTCGTGCTCAAATGAAACTTTTTTCCCGCCTTGGAATAAAAAAAGCTCATACAGTGATCGGCGGAAGTCTTGGTGGTATGCAAACTCTTTGTTTTGCTATAGAACATCCTGATTTTTGTGATAGAGCAATAATTTTAGCAAGCACATATGCTACACAGCCTTGGGCTATTGCATTCAATAAAATCGCAATTGAGGCGATTTTAAATGATCCTAAATTCCAAAACGGAAACTACGATAAACAAAATATTTACAAAAACGGTTTGCCGGGTCTTAAAATAGGAAGAATGGCAGGTCATATCAGTTTTTTAAGTCCGCACTCTATGGACAAAAAATTCGGCAGAAACTACGTAGAAACGGATGGTCTTTATGAATTAAAAGGCAGATTTCAAGTAGATAGATATTTAGAATATAACGGCACGAATTTCAGCAAAAGATTTGATCCTCTTTGCTATCTTTATATAACAAAAATGATGAATATATTTGACTGTACGCGCCATTACGACAGTCTCGAAGAAGCACTCTCATTTATAAAAGCAAAGCTTACTTTAATCGCGTTTTCGGGCGATGTTTTGTTTCCGCCGGTTTTAATGAAGGAAATGCAAACAGCAATGCAAAATATCGGCAGATCAAAACAGGTTGATTTTAGCCTAATAGATAGTGATTATGGGCATGACGCTTTTTTAGTCGAGACTGAAAAATTTGATTTTATTATTACAAAGGCTTTACAATGCAAGATTTAA
- a CDS encoding CHAP domain-containing protein has translation MRKIFAIVFLQILIFTGCSFKNDKIIVTNQCKIGNFYELDPKFSHKNQSVKLTNNQILNFLLQSIDKYENTRKGGDCTGFITVLNNENNGIFFDDKELNNHFSNRRKSQALYNYYKAKNRISMNNPKIGDLVFWQNTIRGIKNKKTGAITHVGVIREIYSDGRIRFVHFASGRNRSDFMDLKNPKVHKIGKKTVNSYVARCKRKNFCLASNLFAGFGKVTE, from the coding sequence ATGAGAAAAATTTTTGCTATTGTATTTTTACAGATTTTAATTTTTACAGGCTGCTCATTTAAAAATGACAAAATTATTGTTACAAATCAATGTAAAATCGGAAATTTTTATGAGCTTGATCCTAAATTTTCACATAAAAATCAAAGTGTCAAACTGACGAATAATCAAATTTTAAACTTTTTACTTCAATCTATAGATAAATATGAAAATACACGCAAAGGCGGCGATTGTACCGGTTTTATAACTGTTTTAAACAACGAAAATAACGGCATATTTTTTGATGATAAAGAGTTGAACAACCATTTTTCAAATCGCAGAAAATCTCAAGCTTTATATAATTATTATAAAGCTAAAAACCGTATCTCGATGAATAATCCAAAAATAGGCGATCTTGTTTTTTGGCAAAATACAATTCGCGGAATAAAAAATAAAAAAACAGGAGCGATTACGCATGTCGGCGTAATTAGAGAAATTTACAGCGACGGGCGCATTCGTTTCGTACATTTTGCAAGTGGACGAAATAGAAGTGATTTTATGGATTTAAAAAATCCAAAAGTGCATAAAATCGGTAAAAAAACAGTAAATTCTTATGTAGCAAGATGCAAAAGAAAAAATTTCTGCCTTGCATCAAATTTATTTGCCGGTTTTGGCAAAGTTACGGAATAG
- a CDS encoding carbon-nitrogen hydrolase family protein, whose protein sequence is MKIAVLQMPTLSMSGSRIDYYLKIAADNGAKIALLGEYVCNSFFTELIKMPPSMIKEQSKHKISLFTDLSKKYNLNIIAPIVQVKSKKIYKMIAKFGPKSVKFWEQNFLINYSHWDEEKFFANHCKKENEENLKKIKNIELPTFWLDGVKFGVICGFEAHFDATWQYFMKKNVDCILMPTASTFDSNERWNELLKIRAWTNLLFIIRANRIGKAEFDDKNYEFYGESMLISPFGEISNSLKKNEGIMIAEISKTELKNAQKLWKFREILNKKGLI, encoded by the coding sequence ATGAAAATAGCCGTTTTGCAAATGCCTACACTTTCAATGAGCGGAAGCAGAATTGATTATTATCTTAAAATTGCAGCTGATAATGGCGCCAAAATAGCGCTTTTAGGCGAATATGTATGCAACAGTTTTTTTACAGAACTGATAAAAATGCCGCCATCTATGATAAAAGAGCAAAGTAAACACAAAATATCGCTATTTACGGATTTATCTAAAAAATATAATTTAAATATTATCGCTCCGATTGTGCAGGTAAAATCAAAAAAAATTTATAAAATGATTGCAAAATTCGGTCCTAAAAGTGTAAAATTTTGGGAGCAAAACTTTCTAATAAATTATTCTCATTGGGATGAAGAAAAATTTTTTGCAAATCATTGTAAGAAAGAAAACGAAGAAAATTTAAAAAAAATAAAAAACATAGAATTACCGACATTTTGGCTTGACGGAGTAAAATTTGGCGTAATATGCGGTTTTGAAGCACATTTTGACGCGACTTGGCAGTATTTTATGAAAAAAAATGTAGATTGCATTTTAATGCCGACAGCTTCGACTTTTGATTCAAATGAGCGTTGGAATGAACTTTTAAAAATTCGAGCTTGGACAAATTTGCTTTTTATAATTCGCGCAAACCGTATCGGAAAAGCTGAATTTGATGATAAAAATTATGAATTTTACGGCGAAAGTATGCTTATATCTCCATTTGGTGAAATTTCAAATTCACTTAAAAAAAATGAGGGCATAATGATAGCCGAAATTTCAAAAACCGAATTGAAAAACGCTCAAAAACTTTGGAAATTTCGTGAAATTTTAAATAAAAAAGGTCTTATTTAA